A window of the Gordonia humi genome harbors these coding sequences:
- the moaA gene encoding GTP 3',8-cyclase MoaA yields the protein MTDLLVDRFGRTHRDLRISLTDKCNLRCTYCMPAEGVPWIAKQNLLTTDEIERVGRVFADLGVVEARLTGGEPLLRPDAVEVVRRLAAIETERGRLRVSMTTNALGLAPVMDDLVDAGLERLNISIDTLDADRFHRLTRRNRLDDVLAGIAAAQRSGLRPLKLNAVAMRGVNDDEFVDLLRFARDHDAQLRFIEQMPLDAGHTWSRAEMVGGEEILDRLSAAFTLEPIGERGSDPAELFVVDGGPTTVGVIASVSAPFCGSCDRVRITADGQLRNCLFARDESDLLGLLRGGGSDGDLTAMIRRCIGEKREGHGIDGPNFLQPDRPMSAIGG from the coding sequence ATGACCGATCTGCTCGTGGACCGATTCGGCCGGACCCATCGCGATCTGCGGATCTCGTTGACCGACAAGTGCAACCTGCGCTGCACGTACTGCATGCCCGCCGAGGGAGTGCCGTGGATCGCGAAACAGAACCTGCTGACCACCGACGAGATCGAACGGGTGGGGCGGGTGTTCGCCGATCTCGGCGTCGTCGAGGCACGGCTGACCGGGGGCGAGCCGTTGCTGCGACCGGACGCGGTCGAGGTGGTGCGTCGTCTGGCGGCGATCGAGACCGAGCGGGGGCGGCTGCGCGTGTCGATGACGACCAACGCACTCGGGCTCGCGCCGGTGATGGACGACCTCGTCGACGCCGGACTCGAACGGCTCAACATCAGCATCGACACACTCGACGCCGATCGGTTCCACCGGCTCACCCGCCGTAACCGGCTCGACGACGTCCTCGCCGGGATCGCCGCCGCACAGCGGTCGGGACTGCGGCCGCTGAAGCTCAACGCGGTCGCGATGCGCGGGGTGAACGACGACGAGTTCGTCGACCTCCTGCGGTTCGCCCGTGATCACGACGCTCAGCTGCGGTTCATCGAACAGATGCCTCTGGACGCCGGTCACACGTGGTCGCGCGCGGAGATGGTCGGCGGCGAGGAGATCCTCGACCGACTGTCGGCGGCCTTCACCCTGGAGCCGATCGGCGAGCGCGGTTCGGATCCGGCCGAGCTGTTCGTCGTCGACGGCGGTCCGACGACGGTCGGCGTCATCGCCTCGGTGTCGGCGCCGTTCTGCGGGTCGTGCGACCGCGTGCGGATCACCGCGGACGGTCAACTCCGCAACTGCCTGTTCGCCCGCGACGAGTCGGATCTGCTGGGGTTGCTGCGCGGAGGCGGTTCCGACGGCGATCTGACGGCGATGATCCGCCGCTGCATCGGCGAGAAGCGCGAGGGGCACGGGATCGACGGCCCGAACTTCCTCCAGCCGGACCGGCCCATGTCGGCGATCGGCGGCTGA
- a CDS encoding molybdenum cofactor biosynthesis protein MoaE, with protein sequence MITISAVSGEPLDVTEHLRAVASPSAGATALFVGTVRDNDPDAAGRVVLLEYSAHPDAERVLGEITASLDTDDVRLAVSHRVGDLAVGDVAIVCAVSSVHRAAAYEVNRELVERVKAELPVWKKQVESDGASAWIGLGGLA encoded by the coding sequence ATGATCACGATCTCCGCCGTGAGCGGCGAGCCGTTGGACGTGACCGAGCATCTGCGGGCGGTGGCCTCGCCGAGCGCCGGAGCCACCGCACTGTTCGTCGGAACCGTACGAGACAACGATCCGGACGCGGCCGGTCGCGTCGTCCTCCTGGAGTACAGCGCGCACCCGGATGCCGAGCGGGTCCTCGGCGAGATCACCGCGTCGCTCGACACCGACGACGTGCGGCTGGCGGTCAGCCACCGCGTCGGCGACCTCGCGGTGGGCGACGTCGCGATCGTGTGCGCGGTGTCGTCCGTGCATCGCGCCGCCGCCTACGAGGTCAATCGGGAGCTCGTCGAGCGCGTCAAGGCGGAGTTGCCGGTGTGGAAGAAGCAGGTGGAGTCCGACGGTGCGTCGGCGTGGATCGGTCTGGGCGGCCTGGCATGA
- a CDS encoding molybdenum cofactor synthesis domain-containing protein: MIHPVPPPHTAATVITVSDRCAAGTAVDRSGPLAAQQLVDAGWTTTVTVVPDEAAEIQDAIRCAVDDGSRLVVTTGGTGIAPRDVTPEATATVLDRELPGLAEAIRAVGIATLPQAMLSRAVAGVLDRSLVVNLAGSTGAVRDGVPVILQIAAHVVSQLDGGDHG, encoded by the coding sequence GTGATTCATCCTGTTCCGCCGCCGCATACCGCCGCGACCGTGATCACGGTGTCGGACCGCTGTGCCGCGGGCACCGCCGTCGACCGGTCCGGACCGCTGGCCGCGCAGCAGCTGGTCGATGCGGGATGGACGACGACGGTGACGGTGGTCCCCGACGAAGCCGCCGAGATCCAGGACGCGATCCGATGCGCCGTCGACGACGGATCGCGACTGGTCGTCACCACGGGCGGCACCGGCATCGCGCCGCGCGATGTGACGCCCGAGGCCACCGCGACGGTCCTCGATCGCGAACTGCCCGGATTGGCCGAGGCGATTCGCGCGGTCGGCATCGCGACGCTGCCGCAGGCCATGCTCTCACGCGCGGTGGCGGGCGTCCTCGATCGATCCCTGGTGGTGAACCTCGCCGGATCGACCGGTGCGGTCCGTGACGGTGTGCCGGTGATCCTGCAGATCGCCGCACACGTCGTCTCGCAGCTGGACGGAGGAGATCACGGATGA